One Capsicum annuum cultivar UCD-10X-F1 chromosome 2, UCD10Xv1.1, whole genome shotgun sequence genomic window carries:
- the LOC107857602 gene encoding methyl-CpG-binding domain protein 4-like protein, translated as MSSSHRRPKRQWKEFLIGIFYEELVIHKKEFNQLDWEEIVQKLYHRTSKQTSVTQVQTLYKKYGDETKQFTNLLQVNGYEWNRNNNKVTCSDEVWEHIYWIHGGKKLFRNKGPLRYNLLRDIFDTGKHANHSVNSRFLPESDDVQTNGARSSRSMPAQSCDNVSIVAKFSDDRQDVCMVGKQDNKGKKKRKKYHAEEVKIVKSSPSFTKVADCEETGSSKSVEAISDLYAGPIKSECMDTVEMYQKSNKKKRKKNAKRGDDEKSGNDKREMDAKPVRIGPPDIKFDDINEMDNKQSCDLDEGCTAIASISINHGDNAVASSIDDLFSQFAYKCGNFSSGKRGTEDEKIVLKSQGCSPSSLRSKTMQNSSEAGSMIGNDGHLSHSGEGGCGPKASKTVFEPCLSQNWIDEKMVEQKARAVSPYFVNSRNGETEMEKGRSVACVTKGNRKRDKTSRTKDRVVSPYFVNSKNGETEMKKGRSVARVTKGNRKSDKKSRTKGRVVSRYFANSTVGEEINVGKDRPKPLKKNCLKERKVSPYFQSAQREKKKSEKGSKVRKPCLTASQKRAEAYLRRTEDNTWVPPRSPFNLLQEKHAHDPWRVLVICILLNCTTGLQVRRVVEDFFTMCPNAVAATEVAPEDIEKLIRPLGLYTKRSLSIPQLSQEYLGKSWTHVTQLHGIGKYAADAYAIFCTGKWDQVEPSDHMLNKYWDFLHELRAIGLA; from the exons ATGTCGAGTTCACACCGCAGGCCGAAGAGGCAATGGAAGGAGTTCCTCATCGGAATCTTCTATGAAGAATTGGTGATTCATAAGAAAGAGTTTAACCAACTAGACTGGGAAGAAATTGTTCAAAAATTATATCATCGAACAAGCAAACAAACTAGTGTTACCCAAGTGCaaacattatataaaaaatatggaGATGAGACAAAGCAGTTCACGAATCTTTTACAAGTCAATGGTTATGAATGGAACCGAAATAACAACAAAGTAACTTGTAGCGACGAGGTGTGGGAACATATTTACTGG ATCCATGGTGGTAAGAAATTGTTTAGAAACAAAGGGCCTTTGCGTTATAATCTGTTAAGGGACATATTCGACACTGGTAAACATGCCAATCACAGTGTCAATTCTAGATTTCTTCCAGAATCAGATGATGTCCAGACAAATGGGGCACGTTCATCAAGGTCGATGCCAGCTCAGAGTTGTGATAATGTTTCTATTGTAGCAAAATTCAGTGATGATAGGCAGGATGTATGTATGGTTGGGAAGCAAGAtaacaaaggaaagaagaaaaggaagaaatatcatgCAGAGGAAGTAAAGATTgtaaaatcttctccatcttttACGAAGGTAGCTGACTGTGAGGAGACTGGAAGCAGTAAATCCGTTGAAGCTATTTCTGATTTGTATGCGGGGCCTATTAAGAGTGAGTGCATGGATACAGTGGAAATGTATCAGAAGAGtaacaaaaagaagagaaagaaaaatgctAAACGTGGTGATGATGAGAAATCTGGAAATGATAAAAGGGAAATGGATGCCAAACCAGTGCGGATTGGTCCTCCTGATATTAAATTTGATGATATTAATGAGATGGATAATAAACAATCTTGTGATTTAGATGAGGGATGTACTGCTATTGCTTCAATTTCGATTAATCATGGCGATAATGCAGTGGCCAGTAGTATTGATGATCTATTTTCACAGTTTGCATATAAATGTGGAAACTTTAGTTCTGGTAAAAGAGGAACTGAAGATGAGAAGATTGTCCTCAAGTCACAAGGTTGCAGCCCTTCCTCTCTAAGGTCGAAAACAATGCAAAACTCTTCAGAAGCGGGCTCTATGATTGGAAATGATGGTCATTTATCACATTCTGGGGAAGGAGGCTGTGGACCTAAAGCTAGTAAAACTGTGTTTGAACCTTGCTTATCTCAGAATTGGATCGATGAAAAGATGGTTGAACAGAAAGCACGAGCAGTTTCTCCTTACTTTGTGAACTCAAGGAATGGAGAAACTGAAATGGAAAAAGGAAGATCTGTAGCATGTGTGACGAAAGGAAACAGAAAACGTGACAAAACTTCACGAACCAAAGATCGAGTGGTTTCCCCTTACTTTGTGAACTCAAAGAATGGAGAAACTGAAATGAAAAAGGGAAGGTCCGTAGCACGTGTCACGAAAGGAAACagaaaaagtgacaaaaaatcACGAACCAAAGGTCGAGTGGTTTCCCGTTACTTTGCTAACTCAACAGTGGGAGAAGAAATAAATGTAGGGAAGGATAGACCAAAGCCTTTGAAGAAGAACTGTCTCAAAGAAAGAAAGGTTTCTCCCTACTTTCAGAGTGCACAACGTGAAAAGAAGAAGAGTGAAAAAGGTTCAAAAGTGCGGAAACCTTGTCTTACTGCTTCCCAGAAAAGAGCTGAGGCTTATTTAAGGAGGACTGAAGATAACACGTGGGTACCTCCACGATCCCCTTTTAATCTCCTCCAAGAAAAGCATGCTCATGATCCTTGGAGGGTGTTGGTTATTTGCATTCTTCTAAATTGCACCACTGGCTTGCAG GTTAGGAGAGTGGTAGAGGACTTCTTCACTATGTGTCCAAATGCAGTGGCTGCTACAGAGGTTGCTCCAGAGGATATTGAAAAGTTGATACGGCCTTTGGGATTGTATACGAAGAGGTCACTGTCTATTCCACAACTCTCCCAGGAATATCTTGGAAAAAGTTGGACTCATGTCACACAGCTGCATGGTATTGGCAA GTATGCAGCTGATGCATATGCAATATTTTGTACAGGCAAGTGGGATCAAGTAGAGCCGAGTGATCATATGTTAAATAAATACTGGGATTTCCTGCATGAACTTCGTGCAATTGGCTTGGCCTGA